The sequence ACAAGcttatacgcacatatataatttatatatatacttatatatatgcatatatatataaatatatatatgtatatatatatatagatagatagatagatagatagatagatacatagatacatatatatctttgaaaAAAGGATCTAAatgtaattgattgatttaaaactCTTGGGCAGAAGATTTTTCGTATATCTTCATAGATCAAAGTATAAAGATTACAGTCCTTCTtgtctatgcatatatatctaaacttAATTACATCAAAATTCCatgaatttttaaaatatttttacacaTGTAGGCAAAGTGTACAATACGGAATTACATACAAAATGTAGAGatgatatataatcaaatatatttaaGGAAGATAAAAGTaacatttttttgtaaataaactttatttgATTTCCGAGTTATTTAcacaaatagatttttcacatGCAACTCAAGCCACTGACTCTGGATTCGAAGACCATGATGCCAAatgacataagattcttctatgaaAATACTTTACTTCACACTTTCTATTCCCTTCGCTTTCTCCTTCTTCAGTAGTGGTGTCCATGATGATGGTCATCGTGGTGGGCGTAGACGTCAGGAGCTGCTGCTGCCGCAGCTGCCTGTTTGTTGTAGAGGTGGAAGAACTGGGACTTGGCAGCTGCCACTTCGGGGGTGTCTTGGACGTGGCCGTTGGCGACCACAACGGTAGAGGGCACAGAGTATGAGGCTGCAGGAGCGTGGACCACATGGTGAGCAGGAGCATGGACCACATGGTGAGTAGGAGCGTGGACTACAGCATGAACAGGAGCATGGTGATAGGCGGGAGAAGCACCATAGCGTCCATAGGCTCCGACAGCAGCCAACTGCCTCTGATAGGCGTCGAAGAAGGTGTTCTTGGCAGCAGCCACTTCGTAGGTGTCCGAAACTGGAATGACTTTGCCGTCAACGCCTGCTGGGACAGAGGAGGCCAGGGGCCCAGTGTATTTGGGTTGGTAGATCCCTCCGTAGGAGTAGCTGGGGAAGGAAGTGTAGGCCTGATGGGGAAGAGCTGAGCACAGCCCCATCACTGCCAAAGCAACCTGTAGGACAAATTGATTTTAAGACTTAGTTATTTAAGTATGAGATACTTGAAATTTCCATTCATCAATGTTTGTTGTGTAATTTCGGAGTTTCTAAATAATTTTCGATTTTCAATGTGGCCGGGGATATGTTATGTTCGATTTTTAAGAGCTACAAAATCATTATATATAGTGATTTATTCCAAATGGAAGCACAAATGGGATCATCAGAAACTTGAAATGAGATTCCATGTTTTCCTCACCAAAGTCCTCATTGTTGTTGTGGTTGAAAGGTAATCTTGAGTTACACTGTGATGTTCCAAGGCACTGACAGTGTTTATACACACTGCGGCTTTGCCCCACCCAACTCATTTCCCGTCGCTAACACTCAGGGGTGTGGGAACATGGTGGGTGTGGTTACTGGGAGGGGGGCCTCCTCCAGAAAATCCTAAATATGTGGTTTTAAACATTGATTTTTACCAGTAAAAATACAGTGATCTTATGTGATATACATTACTATTGCCATAAGTAGTAGCCGTAGTAGTGGTATTTccattatcatttatataattataaatgtccAAATCATGATTAGTGATAACAAGAATGACATCTAACCTACTTTATACCTTACACTAAGAACATTTTGACTCACATGAGGTATAAGAACTGAAAAATTTTCCTTCCTTTTAATATATTCGATCTTGTACTATTGATACTAATTAAAAGGAATAGACGTAGAATATGATGCACAATGCATTATCTTTAACAAATATCTGGAATAAGCTTCAGTCCTTTGGACTTCTAGTTCTGGTTCTTTATTCCCGAATTTTATAGCTATCCATCCTTTGATAAACTGATCTATAGATTAGTTTTCTTTCATCTCCCGTTTTAAGGGTGCCTGGTTGTTCGTTCCGTCGGCCTCTAGATCAAGaaagattttaatgataaaattatctttttttagtaTTCATTTGTACGTTAAGatggtaataataatttaaaccccaaaatacagaaagagagagagagagagagagagagagagagagagagagagagagagagagagagagagagagagagagagagatctataaaaaggaagaaagaaatataacaacaaaaacttaataagataaaaatatcaatagaatattttcttcattcttaagaattatttgttAAACAATTCAACATTATAATCTGTAATTTTGACAATATAAACACTACACTCAATAACATTTCTGTGATGGTAATACATCTCTAAAAGAAAAAAGTATCTTGATTTAGAATAAGGTAAATAAAATATCGCTAAAGATTGAACTAGATACAAACCGTCTTCCAAAGATCATGTAAGTGTCAAAGAATGGCTGACTAGCCCAGGAATTATTTCTGTAAATAATCACAAAGAAATCTATCATCGGACGTTGCTGAGTGTTTTCTATAGATTGCACGTGGTATTAAGTTATGaaatgcgattattattattattattattattattattattattattattattattatttccttaaagaTAATCACTACCGCAGTAGCATTAATTTGGTAGCTGAGCTTTTCAATTGCTCGTATTTTTGTTCTTTTGTAAGTACTATGTTGGACCAGTAACCGTGCTGTTAGTCATTGGCAGGAAAGAGAATAAAGCATAAACAAATCTATAATTTTACTGAAGTAAACTTATCATGATTTGTAAATTAAAATATGGATGCTACACGTTATGATAGAGTGCCGAGTGTCTCCTCCCATCCTCAGGCAAAATCTATCTAGGGAATGGTGAGCAGGTTTCTTATATATGCCGTGGTTGGCTCTTCACATCAGGTGCTAGTCGCTGAATGGTTGTGGGTGGAGTACGTAACTGATCTGTGATGGAGCTGTTCTCCCATTTACTGTGGCACTCGCTAAAAGAAGTTTTATCACAGTCAGGTTGGTATTCCATTCACAGCCATCGGTGTAGAGTGGAGTTAGGGTGTGGCTAGTTCCAACAAGGTCTCCCAAAGCAGTGCGCTAACTGGCCAATACCCTGCCTGGGCCCGGTTTAGAGTAAGGCAAGCTGTTCAGCCGCTCAGAGTTCCGGTCTGGGGAGTCCAGGGCTACCTGATGATTGTCAGAGGTGCTCATTGGGAGATCTTCCTGTTGTCTCGGGCGCTGCAAATGATCTTTGTATTTCTTATGATGTCCCTTTGAACAAACAACGTTCTTGTTGTAAGCGAGTAGCTGGTTGGTAGGTCTTGATGGTTCCCTGCTGAACGTGGTAGGACAATCTTCTGGAGAGTCTCATCGTTGTCATTCCAATGTAACAGCCGAGAATTCTACAGATTGGCATTGATAGGAAAAAACAACGTTGGACCTCTTCAGAAAGTCTTTCACTGGAGGAGCCAGGTGGTTTCTCATAATGAGGGATCGACTCCTAATAGTTCTATAGTAAATAATTTAGTTGATCGTAGAGTCCTCTTAAGCAGGTTTGACATGGTTATTTTAGATGTCCCTCATGGCCTTCTCATCCTGTTGGTACTGGCTGTGCATGATGAATCTGTATTATAAGTTGATACTAGAAGGTATGCTCTCACTGCTGGGCTCGATCTCGTACCACTTGTCCATACCTCGTTTGACTTCTCCACTGACCTGCCTGTTGGGGTAGCCGCTGTTAACGAGGACCTGGGTAATCGTTTCCAGTTCCTTGTGAGTCTCCGACCAGGATGAACAATAGGAGAGTGCAAAATGAACAGGGTCACGGATGGTGGAATGTCTTGTGTCTCGTGGGGCATTCACTATCACCATTCAAGCAATGAGGGTTTAGTGTAGACCTTGGTATCAAATCCATGCTCACTAGTTGAAACCAGGACCTCCAGGAAGGGAAGGGAGTCGTTACTTTGATGTTCCATCGCGAATATGTGTAAATTGAACTCCTTAAAGGTCCTACGAAGCTCATCCATATATTCTGTAACGAGGGTTTTAACTAAGTTATCACTGATTTAGCGGATGTATATATCAGGTGATCTACATGAGCAAAAAAATCGCTCCTTGACGACACCCATTTGGCAGTTGGCAAAAGAACGTCCAGAGGGGAGCGCATCGCTACATAATCCTTTTGAATGTACATATGCCTATGGTGGGTGGAGAATGGGGCTTTTTCGTACAGATTTCTCATCGTattgtttttttaagattttatagtttatatatgaaagatctaattcattgttgttactgttcttgaaatattctattcatATTGTTTCTTGCTTCTCtgctagtttacttatttccttgtttcctctcctcacttgactatgttttcctgttggagcccttgggcttatagcatcctgcttttccaactacagttgtggcttagcttgtaacaatgataataatgataataatagacgtGTATATGATTATTTGTCGCTAATACGTGACTTTCACATCTGTAAACATCTACCAAAAATTGATTTGATTTCGAATTCAACATTGGGAAAATATGtccactaggaattcatttatAAAGCATTTCTGGCTAAGCAATGACTCTAAGATCTAATCTATGCCTCTCAGTCGAAACATTCCCAATAGTAGACTCCACTAATAACCATCAAGAGAAATATAAATTCACTGTACATATTccggtcgaattcaggaatctttacTTTGCCTTGAAATCTGTAACACGTGGCTGTTTATGATGATCAGTTGTCACTGAGCCACGTGAATTCAAGTGTAAGTAATGATTTTTTCAATTCAACAGGAATAAGTACAATAGACTTGATCGAATATATATCTCTCTTAGTGGCTCATTGGTAAAGTCTACAGTTCAGATTACTTTGACACAAGGCATGGGTTGGAGACCTTGCCCATTCAAAATCCATTTCATGAAAGATTTTTCAGTGAATATATATGCCTGAGGTTAATTTCGATATTATTTTCGATtcagtgtttataatatatatatatatatatatatatatatatatatatacatatatatatatatatatatatatatgtgtgtgtgtgtatatatatgcatacatatatatatgtatatgtatataaatatatatgtatatatacagtatatatatatatatatatatatatatatatatatatatatatatatatacatacatacatacatccatacacacatacagtg comes from Palaemon carinicauda isolate YSFRI2023 chromosome 3, ASM3689809v2, whole genome shotgun sequence and encodes:
- the LOC137638079 gene encoding cuticle protein CP1499-like, translated to MRTLVALAVMGLCSALPHQAYTSFPSYSYGGIYQPKYTGPLASSVPAGVDGKVIPVSDTYEVAAAKNTFFDAYQRQLAAVGAYGRYGASPAYHHAPVHAVVHAPTHHVVHAPAHHVVHAPAASYSVPSTVVVANGHVQDTPEVAAAKSQFFHLYNKQAAAAAAAPDVYAHHDDHHHGHHY